One Nitrosomonas sp. PY1 DNA window includes the following coding sequences:
- a CDS encoding GNAT family N-acetyltransferase, with amino-acid sequence MKPNLLSDSSVILIDERISVQASLLSYPDRGCCVIRLDGQRLRIEHREYGQSSAWLLRSVDERLELEPINASNQFSIWDCLAAIEASLVCYPSQNKLTLAVAQSQFPELLASGVFTTENNQVVTYAEMFWQQPRLWHQCVSETPYPIRYGFSSGRRHPLRPPKPSGVVYRRYIPWLGCTLNFRRPEINIDLQRFNRWMNDPVVAAFWQETGGIQKHRSYLEAVDADPHMLSLIACLDDDPFGYFEVYWAKEDRIAPFYDAHDFDRGWHVLIGEQQMRGKPFVTAWLPSISHYLFLDECRTQRIVIEPRVDNHKMARNLAYAGYANLKEFDFPHKRAALHMLLRERFFSDQLWVPRNSVATHSLSLS; translated from the coding sequence ATGAAACCAAATCTGCTAAGTGATTCGTCCGTGATTTTGATTGACGAGAGAATATCTGTTCAAGCGAGTTTACTGTCATATCCAGATCGGGGGTGTTGTGTCATCAGGCTTGATGGCCAAAGATTGCGTATTGAGCATCGTGAATATGGGCAATCATCAGCATGGTTATTGAGAAGTGTCGATGAACGACTCGAATTGGAGCCGATAAATGCCAGCAATCAATTCTCGATATGGGACTGCCTGGCAGCCATTGAAGCCTCCCTGGTTTGCTATCCATCTCAAAACAAGCTAACACTGGCAGTGGCACAATCGCAGTTTCCAGAATTGCTTGCCTCTGGGGTGTTTACTACCGAAAACAACCAAGTGGTGACCTATGCAGAAATGTTTTGGCAACAACCCAGGCTTTGGCATCAATGCGTCAGTGAAACACCTTATCCGATTCGATATGGATTCAGTTCAGGGCGACGTCATCCGCTGCGCCCGCCAAAACCTTCTGGGGTAGTCTATCGACGATATATTCCATGGCTTGGATGCACATTGAATTTCCGTCGACCGGAAATCAATATCGACTTGCAGCGTTTCAATCGCTGGATGAATGATCCTGTGGTTGCTGCTTTCTGGCAGGAAACTGGAGGTATACAGAAGCATCGAAGTTATCTCGAAGCGGTCGATGCAGATCCCCATATGCTGAGTCTGATTGCGTGCCTAGATGATGATCCATTCGGCTATTTCGAAGTTTATTGGGCCAAAGAGGATCGCATTGCGCCGTTTTACGATGCACATGACTTTGATCGCGGCTGGCATGTATTGATCGGAGAACAACAGATGCGTGGCAAGCCTTTTGTAACGGCTTGGCTACCATCTATCTCGCATTATTTGTTTCTCGATGAATGCCGTACACAACGCATTGTCATCGAGCCTCGTGTCGATAATCACAAGATGGCGCGGAATCTTGCTTATGCCGGTTATGCCAATCTCAAGGAATTCGACTTTCCGCATAAACGCGCTGCCTTGCATATGTTGCTGCGGGAGCGGTTCTTTTCTGATCAATTATGGGTGCCGCGCAATTCGGTTGCCACACATTCCTTATCGCTATCCTGA